From Camelina sativa cultivar DH55 chromosome 20, Cs, whole genome shotgun sequence, the proteins below share one genomic window:
- the LOC109131227 gene encoding uncharacterized protein LOC109131227, with protein MTTPLEENYKTAGKGELEAAPFEDVTRYRRLVGKLIYLTITRHDICFAVNQVSQHMQNPTRHHWNMVNRILKYIKGSPGQGIWMGRNKSTELIGYCDVDYAGDRGDRRSTTGYCTFLGGNLVTWKSKKQKVVSLSSAESEYRAMRKLTTELMWFKALLKDLGVESSKPITMHCDNEAAIHIATNSVFHEITKHIEVNCHKVREQIQLGVTLPCHTDSKEQLADILTKAASPQVCEYIHPKLSLKDLTKP; from the coding sequence ATGACCACACCACTTGAGGAAAACTACAAGACAGCCGGAAAGGGGGAGCTTGAGGCAGCTCCATTCGAAGATGTCACTCGCTATCGACGTCTAGTAGGTAAGCTTATATACCTAACTATTACGAGacatgatatttgttttgctgtgaaccaggtgaGTCAACATATGCAAAACCCGACTAGACATCACTGGAACATGGTGAATCGAATCCTCAAGTACATAAAAGGATCACCGGGAcaaggcatatggatgggaAGGAACAAAAGCACCGAATTGATAGGATATTGTGATGTTGACTATGCCGGAGACCGTGGGGATCGTCGCTCAACCACTGGATACTGCACGTTCTTAGGAGGGAACCTTGTCACGtggaaaagcaagaaacaaaaggttgtCTCACTATCGAGTGCGGAGTCCGAGTATAGGGCCATGAGGAAGCTGACCACCGAACTTATGTGGTTTAAAGCCTTATTAAAGGATCTTGGAGTCGAATCATCAAAACCTATCACTATGCATTGTGACAACGAGGCAGCCATTCATATAGCCACCAACTCAGTCTTCCACGAGATAACAAAACATATCGAAGTCAATTGTCACAAGGTGCGAGAGCAGATTCAACTCGGTGTCACTCTTCCATGCCATACCGACAGCAAAGAACAACTAGCTGACATCCTTACAAAGGCTGCCAGTCCACAAGTGTGTGAGTATATTCATCCTAAGCTCAGCCTTAAAGATCTCACTAAGCCATGA